The DNA region CGTCAGCCGTGATTCATGAGTGGCTTCGGTCTCGCGCTCCAGCGCCTGCCGCCGCCCATGCACTCCGCCGCCGAGCCGACAGTCCCCCGCTTCTGGCCCTTCATGTTCACCCTGTTTGTCGGGTCGTTCATGTCGGTGCTGAGCTCCAGCACGATCACCATCGCCATTCCCGAGCTCCAGCGGCACTTCGGGGCGGAGCTGTCCTCCGTGCAGTGGACCCTGACGGGCTTCATGCTCGCCATGGGAACGAGCGCCCCGCTCACTGGCTATCTGGGTGGACGCTTCAGCTTCAAGTGGGTGTACGTGGCCAGCCTGGTGGCCTTCCTCGTGGCCTCCGTGCTGTGTGGGGTGGCCTGGGACACGCGCTCACTGGTGGCCTTCCGGTTCGTCCAGGGGGCGTTCTGTGGCGCCATCATGCCGGTGACGATGACGCTCATCTATCAGTTGCTGCCGCGTGAACGGCAGGCGCTGGCCGCGAGCCTCTGGACCCTGTCCTCCATGCTCGCCCCCGCCTTCGGCCCCACGCTGGCGGGCTGGCTGATGACGCTGGGCAACTGGCGGTGGTTGTTCTTCATGAACGTGCCGCTGGGCCTCGCCGCCGTGGCGATGGCGGTGCGGGCCGTTCCCTACTACCGCCTGGAGGTTCCGAAGGCGTTCGACTTCCCCGGGCTGCTCACCGTCATCACCGGAACGCTGGCGCTGCTGATCGCCTTGAGTCAGGGACGGGCCTGGGGATGGACGGATTCGAAGACGGTGTCGCTGGCCGTGCTGGGGACGGTGTCACTCGTCTACTTCGTCGTCCGCCAACTGAGGA from Myxococcus xanthus includes:
- a CDS encoding DHA2 family efflux MFS transporter permease subunit; translation: MSGFGLALQRLPPPMHSAAEPTVPRFWPFMFTLFVGSFMSVLSSSTITIAIPELQRHFGAELSSVQWTLTGFMLAMGTSAPLTGYLGGRFSFKWVYVASLVAFLVASVLCGVAWDTRSLVAFRFVQGAFCGAIMPVTMTLIYQLLPRERQALAASLWTLSSMLAPAFGPTLAGWLMTLGNWRWLFFMNVPLGLAAVAMAVRAVPYYRLEVPKAFDFPGLLTVITGTLALLIALSQGRAWGWTDSKTVSLAVLGTVSLVYFVVRQLRTHAPLLDLRVLANGRYVVTLLISSIITISLYSGAFLIPLFLQEIQGVTPLKTGLILLPASLSMALLMPLVGRMYGKLGPSTLMTAGVLLIAGGTYALSRLTPDVSHTYVLMWMLVRNVGISLSIMPASNAGMEQLSRELSGHASSISNWLRNVFGAFSIAIFTSLLSSFAAREAQVLAREGMTERRDIELLSFVTGINQVYLVATVIALVAVPLSLMVRKYVSGLEASRGAR